Genomic DNA from Fimbriimonas ginsengisoli Gsoil 348:
CTCGGCTTTTTCTTCCTCGGTGTAGCCGCCGAGCTCGATGACCTCCATTCGGTCTCGCAGTGGCGCGGGAATGGTGTCGAGCCGGTTTGCGGTGGTGATGAAGAAGACGCGAGAAAGGTCGAACGGCACGTCGAGGTAGTGGTCCCGGAACGTGGCGTTCTGCTCGGGATCGAGCACTTCCAGCAACGCGGACGAGGGATCGCCCCGGAAGTCGTTGCCCAGCTTGTCGATCTCGTCCAGGACGAAGACCGGGTTATTGGTCTCCACCCGTCTCAGGTTTTGGATGATCTGGCCGGGGAGGGCGCCGATGTAGGTACGCCGGTGGCCGCGAATCTCCGCCTCGTCTCGCATTCCTCCGAGCGAAATCCGTCCGTACTTCCGCCCCATCGCGTGGGCGATCGATCGACCGAGCGAAGTCTTGCCGACGCCGGGAGGTCCGGCGAAGCAAAGTATCGGCTGCCTCACCGGGCCGTTCGTCTTAACCTTTCGAACGGAGAGAAATTCGATAATCCGGTCTTTGATTTTTTCGAGCCCGAAATGGTCGCCGTCTAAGACCTCCTTGACGTGCTTCAGATCGAGATTGTCGATCGTCGCCTTTTCCCAAGGCATCGCAACCATCCAGTCGATATAGGTTCGCGCCACGGTGTATTCCGGCGAGCCGGGATTCATTCGGCGGAGCCGGTCGTACTCGCGGTTTACTTCGCGCAGAGCCTCGGCGGACAGCTTCGCCTCGTCGATCCGGACTTTGAGCTCGTCGAGCTCTTCGCCTCGCTCATCGGCTTCGCCCAGTTCGCGTTGGATCGCCTTGAGCTGCTCGCGCAGGTAGTACTCGCGCTGGGTCTTGCTGAGCTCGGTGTTCACCTCGCTCTGCACTTTGCTGGTCAGCTCGAGAACGCGGACCTCTTTCGATAGCTGCTCCAACAAGGTGCGGAGCCGTTCCTGGATGTCGATGGTTTCCAGGATCTTCTGCTTGTCTTCCACGCTGAGCGTCATGTGCGCGGCGACGAGGTCGGTCATGACGTTCGTCTCCTGCACCGCTTGGGTCAGGGTTCGTAGCTCGTCGGGAAGTTGGGGGGAGAGACGGATCGCCTGTTCGAAGAGAGCGGCGACGGAGCGCCGAAGCGCCTCGACTTCTTCCGCCTTATCCTCGGGCGGAGGAATCTCGTCGAGCACCTCGATCCGAGCCCGCAAGTACGGCTGCTCCTGGATTCTCTCGACGATCCGGAATCGGGATACACCTTGGACGATTAGCCGCACCGCGTCCGGCATCTTCACGAGGGTGCGGATGATAACGGCGCAGCCGTATTCGTAGACGTCGTCGAACCCAGGGTTCTCGTCGTGGGCTTGACGTTGCGCGACTACTCCGATGACGCGATTGTTGCCGACAACACTCTCGTCGAGAAGCTGAACGCTCGATTCTCTCGCCACGCTTAGCGGAGCGATGAGCATCGGATAGATGACGCTGTCGCGAAGCGGAAGGATGTTGAGGATCGGCGGAACATCCGGCTTCGCCTCTTCTTCACCCGGCTCTTGGATTTGCGGTTCGCCGAGTTCGGCTTCTAGCGGCTCTTCTTCTTCGATCGGTAATTTGAGCTCTGCCATTAAATTTTCCTAAACCTTACTGTCCGCGCCACGACGACCCGATCTTGCTTGGGAATCATGACAAGCAAGAAGCCGTTTCGGTAGGTCGCACGAATATTGGACGCGTCCACGGAGATGTCCGGTAGGCGTACCTCGCGAGAGAAGTCCCCGTAAAAAATCTCCAATTGGTGAATCCCGGTCCGGCACCCGTCCACCGGGTCCTCCTCCGGCCGATTTCCCTTGATTAAGATCGAGTGGCGCTCGGGCATGTAGAGTAGCTGAATCTCTTCTCCCCGCACCCCCGCGATCTCCGCTTTGATGAGAAACCGATGCTCCTCTTCGATGAGGTCGACTCTGGGTTCCCACGTACGTCCTGACGCGATTGCGGGTCGGGTCCGGTTCATCTCATCGGCGAACCGGCTCATCTCGCTCCCCAACTTCCAGAACCACTCCTCGGCCTCGCGACGTGGCATATCTCCGATTGTACTTTGCCAACCTCCCCACCGGCGCGGGCGGCCGGTCGTGTCCCGCGGTGACCCGGGCACGACTTATCGTGTATGCCGACGCAAGTTCTGCGGCCGCTTACGGGGTCGGGGAGGGCGGCGTGCTCAGTTCCAGGGGTCTTCGACACCCTGGCTAAGTTCTGCGACCCTCCGGGTCGGGATGCAGTCCGGAAGGACCGCTGGTCTCCAGACCGGCCTTTCCGGCTCCCTTGCCTGACCTCTTTCCAGTCGTTGCCGAACCGTC
This window encodes:
- the lon gene encoding endopeptidase La, with protein sequence MAELKLPIEEEEPLEAELGEPQIQEPGEEEAKPDVPPILNILPLRDSVIYPMLIAPLSVARESSVQLLDESVVGNNRVIGVVAQRQAHDENPGFDDVYEYGCAVIIRTLVKMPDAVRLIVQGVSRFRIVERIQEQPYLRARIEVLDEIPPPEDKAEEVEALRRSVAALFEQAIRLSPQLPDELRTLTQAVQETNVMTDLVAAHMTLSVEDKQKILETIDIQERLRTLLEQLSKEVRVLELTSKVQSEVNTELSKTQREYYLREQLKAIQRELGEADERGEELDELKVRIDEAKLSAEALREVNREYDRLRRMNPGSPEYTVARTYIDWMVAMPWEKATIDNLDLKHVKEVLDGDHFGLEKIKDRIIEFLSVRKVKTNGPVRQPILCFAGPPGVGKTSLGRSIAHAMGRKYGRISLGGMRDEAEIRGHRRTYIGALPGQIIQNLRRVETNNPVFVLDEIDKLGNDFRGDPSSALLEVLDPEQNATFRDHYLDVPFDLSRVFFITTANRLDTIPAPLRDRMEVIELGGYTEEEKAEIAERHLIPKQVEEHGLRKSQITFRRDAVVKLIRHYTREAGVRNLEREIGSVVRKVTRMVAEGHTGKVSVSPKFIEQALGAPRFMHDEVMEREMTAGTAVGLAWTPVGGDVLFIETTKMPGQKGLIVTGQLGDVMKESVTAALSYVRSHVEQLNIRPDFYDKIEIHVHVPAGAVPKDGPSAGVTMLTALTSLLTDRKVKPRLAMTGEITLGGQVLPVGGIKEKVLAANRAGVNTVILPEQNEKDYLEDVPAEIREKLKAHFVKHADQVLKLALEKPTRQ
- a CDS encoding Hsp20/alpha crystallin family protein — translated: MPRREAEEWFWKLGSEMSRFADEMNRTRPAIASGRTWEPRVDLIEEEHRFLIKAEIAGVRGEEIQLLYMPERHSILIKGNRPEEDPVDGCRTGIHQLEIFYGDFSREVRLPDISVDASNIRATYRNGFLLVMIPKQDRVVVARTVRFRKI